In Paramormyrops kingsleyae isolate MSU_618 chromosome 5, PKINGS_0.4, whole genome shotgun sequence, one DNA window encodes the following:
- the LOC111839621 gene encoding sulfotransferase 1C1-like isoform X2, producing MEEQMYEESMKIAKDAFRRFPLKNVRGVPLMEAIVQNWESVCTFCPDPSDLLMAAYPKAGITWTQEIVDLLLHNGDAMACRRAPTILRHPFLEIFSPPPIPSGLDLLNKMDPPRVIKTHLPIQLVPEGFWKNKCKVIYVARNAKDNLVSYYHFDRMNLTHPDPGPWDGYIHKFMKGELAWGSWYDHVKGYWEERQKINILYLFYEDMKENPRREVERIMKYLDLSCSDDVIKRVVELTSFKVMKDNPMANYTFITKPIFDHSISPFMRKGEVGDWANHFSLDQLQLFEEDYERQMKTTSIPFKTKTKVDF from the exons ATGGAGGAACAGATGTATGAAGAATCTATGAAAATCGCTAAAGATGCTTTCCGTCGCTTCCCCCTGAAGAATGTCAGGGGAGTTCCGCTCATGGAAGCCATTGTCCAAAATTGGGAATCGGTCTGCACCTTTTGCCCTGATCCCTCAGATCTTCTCATGGCTGCTTATCCCAAAGCTG GAATTACATGGACCCAGGAGATTGTGGACCTGTTGCTTCACAACGGAGATGCAATGGCGTGCCGGCGAGCCCCCACCATTCTGCGGCACCCCTTCCTTGAGATCTTCTCCCCACCCCCAATTCCCTCTG GTCTGGACCTCCTCAATAAAATGGATCCCCCTAGAGTAATCAAGACCCATCTCCCAATCCAACTGGTACCGGAAGGATTTTGGAAAAACAAATGCAAG GTGATTTATGTGGCCCGAAACGCTAAAGATAACCTGGTGAGCTACTACCACTTTGACAGGATGAACCTTACTCACCCTGATCCAGGTCCCTGGGACGGCTACATCCACAAGTTTATGAAGGGAGAGT TGGCCTGGGGCTCCTGGTATGATCATGTGAAGGGTTACTGGGAAGAGAGACAGAAGATAAATATACTCTATTTATTTTATGAAGACATGAAAGAG AATCCTCGCCGTGAGGTGGAACGCATCATGAAGTACTTGGATCTGTCTTGTTCTGATGATGTCATAAAGCGTGTTGTGGAGCTCACATCATTCAAGGTCATGAAGGACAACCCAATGGCTAACTATACTTTTATCACCAAGCCCATCTTTGACCACTCTATCTCTCCATTTATGAGGAAAG GAGAAGTGGGTGACTGGGCCAATCATTTCTCCCTAGACCAGCTGCAGTTATTTGAAGAAGATTATGAAAGACAAATGAAAACCACAAGCATTCCTTTTAAGACCAAAACCAAAGTGGACTTCTAA
- the LOC111839621 gene encoding sulfotransferase 1C1-like isoform X1, whose protein sequence is MTRRKKKQNVMEEQMYEESMKIAKDAFRRFPLKNVRGVPLMEAIVQNWESVCTFCPDPSDLLMAAYPKAGITWTQEIVDLLLHNGDAMACRRAPTILRHPFLEIFSPPPIPSGLDLLNKMDPPRVIKTHLPIQLVPEGFWKNKCKVIYVARNAKDNLVSYYHFDRMNLTHPDPGPWDGYIHKFMKGELAWGSWYDHVKGYWEERQKINILYLFYEDMKENPRREVERIMKYLDLSCSDDVIKRVVELTSFKVMKDNPMANYTFITKPIFDHSISPFMRKGEVGDWANHFSLDQLQLFEEDYERQMKTTSIPFKTKTKVDF, encoded by the exons ATGACCAGGAGAAAGAAGAAACAAAACG TGATGGAGGAACAGATGTATGAAGAATCTATGAAAATCGCTAAAGATGCTTTCCGTCGCTTCCCCCTGAAGAATGTCAGGGGAGTTCCGCTCATGGAAGCCATTGTCCAAAATTGGGAATCGGTCTGCACCTTTTGCCCTGATCCCTCAGATCTTCTCATGGCTGCTTATCCCAAAGCTG GAATTACATGGACCCAGGAGATTGTGGACCTGTTGCTTCACAACGGAGATGCAATGGCGTGCCGGCGAGCCCCCACCATTCTGCGGCACCCCTTCCTTGAGATCTTCTCCCCACCCCCAATTCCCTCTG GTCTGGACCTCCTCAATAAAATGGATCCCCCTAGAGTAATCAAGACCCATCTCCCAATCCAACTGGTACCGGAAGGATTTTGGAAAAACAAATGCAAG GTGATTTATGTGGCCCGAAACGCTAAAGATAACCTGGTGAGCTACTACCACTTTGACAGGATGAACCTTACTCACCCTGATCCAGGTCCCTGGGACGGCTACATCCACAAGTTTATGAAGGGAGAGT TGGCCTGGGGCTCCTGGTATGATCATGTGAAGGGTTACTGGGAAGAGAGACAGAAGATAAATATACTCTATTTATTTTATGAAGACATGAAAGAG AATCCTCGCCGTGAGGTGGAACGCATCATGAAGTACTTGGATCTGTCTTGTTCTGATGATGTCATAAAGCGTGTTGTGGAGCTCACATCATTCAAGGTCATGAAGGACAACCCAATGGCTAACTATACTTTTATCACCAAGCCCATCTTTGACCACTCTATCTCTCCATTTATGAGGAAAG GAGAAGTGGGTGACTGGGCCAATCATTTCTCCCTAGACCAGCTGCAGTTATTTGAAGAAGATTATGAAAGACAAATGAAAACCACAAGCATTCCTTTTAAGACCAAAACCAAAGTGGACTTCTAA
- the LOC111839622 gene encoding sulfotransferase 1 family member D1-like gives MEELTYEESIRRASKTLCRFPLRSVRGIPLMEPIAQSWESIWSFCPDPSDLLISTYPKAGTTWTQEIVDLLLHNGDAEACKRATVAVRIPFLEIISPPPIPSGLDLLNKMNPPRVIKTHLPIQLVPEGFWKNKCKVIYVARNAKDNLVSYYHFDRMNHTQPDPGPWDGYIHKFMKGELAWGSWYDHVKGYWEERENRNILYLFYEDMKENPRHEVERIMKFLDLSLSDDVIGSIVELTSFKAMKDNPMTNYTFLPEEIFDHSVSPFMRKGEVGDWANHFSSEQLQLFEEDYERQMKGTNIPFRMNI, from the exons ATGGAGGAGCTGACATACGAGGAGTCCATCAGGAGAGCCAGCAAAACACTCTGCCGCTTCCCCCTGAGGAGCGTCAGGGGCATCCCATTAATGGAGCCCATTGCTCAGAGTTGGGAATCAATCTGGTCCTTCTGTCCTGACCCCTCTGATCTTCTCATCTCTACATACCCCAAAGCAG GAACGACATGGACTCAGGAGATAGTGGACCTGTTGCTGCATAATGGAGATGCTGAAGCTTGCAAAAGAGCAACTGTGGCTGTGCGGATACCCTTCCTTGAGATCATCTCCCCACCCCCAATCCCCTCTG GTCTGGATCTCCTCAATAAAATGAATCCTCCTAGAGTAATCAAGACCCATCTCCCAATCCAGCTGGTACCTGAAGGATTTTGGAAAAACAAATGCAAG GTGATTTATGTGGCCCGAAATGCTAAAGATAACCTGGTGAGCTACTACCACTTTGACAGGATGAACCATACCCAACCTGATCCAGGTCCCTGGGATGGCTACATCCACAAGTTTATGAAGGGAGAGT TGGCCTGGGGCTCCTGGTATGACCATGTGAAGGGCTACTGGGAAGAGAGAGAAAATAGGAACATTTTATATCTGTTTTACGAAGACATGAAAGAG AATCCTCGCCATGAGGTGGAACGCATCATGAAGTTCTTGGATCTGTCGCTTTCTGATGATGTCATAGGGAGCATTGTGGAGCTCACATCATTCAAGGCCATGAAGGACAACCCAATGACTAACTATACTTTTCTGCCGGAGGAGATCTTTGACCACTCTGTTTCACCTTTCATGAGAAAAG GTGAAGTGGGTGACTGGGCCAATCATTTCTCCTCAGAGCAGCTGCAGTTATTTGAAGAAGATTATGAAAGACAAATGAAAGGCACAAACATTCCTTTCAGGATGAACATTTAG
- the LOC111839627 gene encoding uncharacterized protein codes for MSRSPSTFVDADNPHQSLRSQSELTDTESRSETDEAESDLGTCTILQSDDVCTDSREESVCTETQKTIGSHWSSYVQPKAEGDLRIYSQLECGCEVMACQFNNDGALLAVGLSNGTIKVYNTDTSSLVQTLRDSESLLSSLPVTALRFILSSKSHSLLLATYASGSVRCWYIWGHECLWTVREVGESSSQGEPRQTLSLSISASGETAAAGGSDSAIHLYDMKTQQRLSTCSASSSRMVMDGHRLRVFAVTFHPAKENEFISGGWDNTIHFWDTRQQRSVRMLSGPHICGDSLHIDPVTNQILSGSWRKEKALEIWEYSSGQKICEVPEDPHGQSRVYTCDWLGQDYIVAGGSQPNMLRLIDRRTLTSVSRVLGLPSAIFSSSISPRGKCTGLIAVTSGSRVFLLDSSSHQAMKQNVHCEEK; via the exons ATGTCACGAAGTCCTTCAACCTTTGTGGATGCTGATAATCCACATCAGAGTCTTCGCTCACAGTCAGAACTGACTGACACTGAGAGCAGGAGTGAAACTGATGAAGCAGAAAGTGATTTGGGCACATGCACAATATTGCAGAGTGATGATGTCTGCACTGACAGCCGTGAGGAGAGCGTatgtacagaaacacagaaaactATAGGATCACACTGGAGCTCATACGTGCAGCCCAAAGCTGAAGGAGACCTCCGTATATACAGCCAGCT GGAATGTGGCTGTGAGGTGATGGCGTGCCAGTTTAATAATGATGGCGCTCTTCTGGCTGTTGGACTCAGTAATGGAACAATTAAG GTGTATAACACAGACACCAGCAGTCTAGTGCAGACACTTAGGGACAGTGAGAGCCTGCTGTCCTCtctccctgtcactgcactgcgCTTCATTCTCAGCTCCAAGTCTCACAGCCTCCTTCTGGCCACAT ATGCCAGTGGCAGCGTGAGGTGCTGGTACATATGGGGGCATGAATGTTTGTGGACTGTAAGAGAGGTTGGAGAAAGTTCCTCCCAAGGAGAGCCAAGGCAGACGCTCTCGCTGTCCATCTCCGCCTCTGGTGAGACGGCAGCAGCTGGGGGCTCAGACTCTGCAATACACCTATATGACATGAAGACTCAGCAGAGGCTTTCAACCTGTAGTGCAAG CTCTTCCAGGATGGTTATGGATGGACATAGGCTTCGAGTCTTTGCTGTGACATTCCACCCTGCGAAGGAGaatgagttcatttcaggagGCTGGGATAATACTATACAT TTCTGGGACACTAGACAACAGCGCTCTGTCAG AATGCTGTCAGGTCCTCATATCTGTGGGGACTCTCTCCATATTGACCCTGTGACCAATCAAATCCTCTCTGGGTCCTGGAGGAAGGAGAAAGCCCTTGAG ATCTGGGAGTATTCTTCTGGCCAGAAGATATGTGAAGTCCCCGAAGACCCCCACGGACAGAGCAGA GTCTAcacctgtgattggctgggacAGGATTACATTGTGGCAGGTGGTAGCCAACCAAACATGTTGAGACTCATCGATCGGCGCACATTGACG TCTGTGTCCAGGGTGCTTGGTCTGCCGTCGGCCATATTCAGTTCTTCCATCAGCCCAAGAGGAAAGTGCACAGGGTTAATTGCTGTCACTTCAGGAAGCAGAGTATTCCTGTTAGACAGCAGTAGCCACCAGGCAATGAAGCAGAATGTCCACTGTGAAGAGAAATAG